The Clostridiaceae bacterium HFYG-1003 genome includes a window with the following:
- a CDS encoding UDPGP type 1 family protein — MTREMAWDKLTAYGQEHLLRFYEDLDSEQQQALLEQIADLDVEYIHQLYQDLVEHRNIEIDDELSAMGSTTWNDVASEERQRLWESGLAAIGQGKVAAFLVAGGQGSRLGFEGPKGAYDIGLPSHKSLFQLQAERIRKIGLDAGFSIPWYIMTSPLNHGDTVRFFQKHDFFGLDPADIRFFPQGTLPSVDENGKILLAQRDRISANPDGSGGCFRAFKDAGLMDDLQERGIEYIFFYGVDNALVRVCDPYFIGFAIDQAKDIASKAVLKVHSGEKVGVYAYRNGKPSIIEYTELPEDLALAQDEQGRLVYGSANIVTHVFRTSFLNSALDKKTPYHVAHKAVEYVDEAGQLVKPLKPNAYKFEALYFDLFRYADDMAILNVSREEEFSPVKNFEGVDSKDTAREMFLNLCTSWVRNLDLEPAMPIEISPLLSIYGHDLDRTEVESRLKDTESGYLAP; from the coding sequence ATGACCCGAGAAATGGCATGGGACAAACTGACCGCCTACGGCCAGGAACATCTGCTCCGGTTTTATGAAGACCTGGACTCTGAACAACAACAGGCACTGCTCGAGCAGATTGCTGACCTTGATGTTGAATACATCCACCAGCTCTATCAAGATCTGGTAGAACATCGAAATATAGAAATTGACGACGAACTGAGCGCCATGGGCTCTACCACCTGGAATGACGTTGCATCGGAGGAGCGCCAGCGCCTCTGGGAATCAGGACTTGCGGCTATTGGACAAGGTAAAGTCGCAGCCTTTCTGGTTGCCGGCGGCCAGGGTTCGCGTCTTGGCTTTGAAGGACCCAAGGGTGCTTATGATATTGGCCTGCCCAGCCATAAATCCCTGTTTCAGCTTCAGGCGGAGCGAATCCGAAAAATCGGTCTGGATGCCGGGTTCTCGATTCCCTGGTACATTATGACCAGCCCGCTGAATCACGGGGATACGGTTCGTTTTTTTCAAAAGCATGATTTCTTCGGGCTCGATCCGGCAGACATTCGATTCTTCCCCCAGGGCACTCTCCCGTCGGTGGATGAAAACGGGAAAATTCTGCTGGCTCAGCGGGATCGAATTTCCGCTAACCCGGACGGTTCGGGAGGCTGCTTCCGGGCGTTTAAAGATGCCGGTCTGATGGATGATCTCCAGGAGCGAGGCATCGAATACATATTCTTTTACGGCGTCGACAATGCGCTGGTCCGGGTTTGTGATCCCTATTTCATTGGATTCGCCATCGATCAGGCCAAAGATATCGCGTCAAAAGCTGTTCTAAAAGTTCATTCCGGCGAAAAAGTCGGTGTTTACGCCTACCGCAATGGCAAGCCGTCCATCATCGAATATACTGAACTGCCGGAAGACCTGGCGCTGGCTCAGGACGAGCAGGGCCGCCTGGTCTACGGATCAGCCAACATCGTCACCCACGTTTTTCGGACTTCGTTCCTCAATTCCGCATTGGATAAGAAAACCCCCTATCACGTCGCTCACAAGGCTGTGGAATATGTGGATGAAGCCGGACAGCTGGTGAAACCCCTGAAACCCAATGCCTACAAATTTGAGGCACTTTACTTTGACCTGTTCCGCTATGCGGATGACATGGCAATCCTCAATGTCTCACGCGAAGAGGAATTTTCACCCGTGAAAAACTTTGAAGGGGTGGATTCCAAAGATACTGCCCGTGAGATGTTCCTGAACCTGTGCACATCCTGGGTTCGAAACCTGGATCTCGAACCGGCGATGCCCATCGAAATTTCCCCGCTGCTTTCCATTTACGGTCACGACCTGGACCGGACCGAAGTGGAATCCAGACTGAAGGACACCGAATCAGGTTACCTTGCACCGTAA
- a CDS encoding M3 family oligoendopeptidase translates to MTFNEMNYQRPDFDQTYSDMKEYLVKMEQAATEAEFFKAFEDLDELSNHFETMSTLCYVRHTINTEDEFYKTEQDTMDEQLPRFQEIGTEGARICLESKFRPAFEEKYGKHLLEKFEVQLKTFKPEIIDDLVEENKLSSEYQKLTASAKIQFEGEERNLSGMAPFMESMDRGMRKRANDASWNWFAENSEKLDQIYDALVKVRTRIGKKLGYDNFIPVAYARMGRTDWTQSDARIYRDQIAESVVPLTQKLYRQQAQRIGIDQMKNYDVNLKFLTGNPTPKGDEPYMVQAAAEMYEELSPKTHEFFTLMRTRELMDLTTKKGKANGGYMTFFPEFKVPFIFSNFNGTSGDVDVLTHEAGHAFQGWLVRDSKPRALNDFTSEVAEIHSMSMEFFTHPWMEKFFGEDTEKYFYAHVADTLEFLPYGASIDELQEWVYENPDATAQERKAKYREIEKKYLPHLDYDGHEFLEQGGRWQKQLHVYLYPFYYLDYTLAQVCAHQFFNWSRKDPKAAWESYLELCSQSGRKPFTKLVPDAGLKNPFVAGTIASITPMLEEYLDSLDYSKIK, encoded by the coding sequence ATGACATTCAATGAAATGAACTACCAGCGTCCTGATTTTGACCAGACCTATTCCGATATGAAGGAATACCTGGTTAAAATGGAACAGGCCGCAACCGAAGCAGAATTCTTCAAAGCCTTTGAAGATCTGGATGAATTGTCCAACCACTTCGAAACCATGTCAACCCTCTGCTATGTTCGCCATACCATCAACACCGAGGATGAATTCTACAAGACCGAACAGGACACCATGGATGAGCAGCTGCCGCGCTTCCAGGAAATCGGAACTGAAGGAGCCCGCATCTGTCTGGAATCCAAGTTCCGGCCGGCTTTTGAAGAAAAATACGGAAAACATCTCCTGGAAAAATTCGAAGTTCAGCTCAAGACCTTCAAGCCGGAAATCATCGACGATCTGGTGGAAGAAAACAAACTATCCTCTGAATATCAGAAACTTACCGCTTCCGCCAAGATTCAATTTGAAGGCGAGGAGCGCAATCTGTCCGGAATGGCTCCGTTCATGGAGTCCATGGACCGCGGCATGAGAAAACGGGCCAATGACGCTTCCTGGAACTGGTTTGCCGAAAATTCGGAAAAACTCGACCAGATCTATGACGCGCTGGTAAAGGTTCGGACCCGGATCGGCAAAAAACTCGGCTATGACAACTTCATTCCCGTAGCCTACGCCCGGATGGGACGTACCGACTGGACTCAGTCCGATGCCCGGATTTACCGCGATCAGATCGCTGAATCCGTTGTGCCCCTGACCCAGAAGCTTTATCGCCAGCAGGCCCAGCGCATTGGCATCGATCAGATGAAGAACTATGACGTCAATTTGAAGTTCCTGACCGGCAACCCAACGCCCAAGGGCGATGAACCATACATGGTCCAGGCAGCTGCCGAAATGTACGAGGAACTTTCGCCCAAGACCCATGAGTTCTTCACCCTGATGCGGACCCGGGAGCTGATGGATCTGACTACGAAGAAAGGCAAGGCCAACGGCGGCTATATGACCTTCTTCCCGGAATTCAAGGTTCCCTTCATTTTCTCCAACTTCAACGGCACCTCCGGGGATGTTGACGTCCTGACCCACGAAGCCGGTCACGCGTTCCAGGGCTGGCTCGTCCGGGATTCCAAACCCCGCGCCCTCAATGATTTCACCTCCGAAGTGGCAGAAATCCACTCCATGAGCATGGAGTTCTTCACCCATCCCTGGATGGAGAAATTCTTCGGGGAAGACACGGAGAAGTACTTCTACGCTCATGTCGCCGATACCCTCGAATTCCTTCCCTATGGCGCATCCATCGATGAACTGCAGGAATGGGTCTACGAAAATCCCGATGCCACTGCCCAGGAGCGCAAGGCCAAATACCGCGAGATCGAGAAGAAGTACCTCCCCCACCTGGACTATGACGGTCATGAGTTCCTCGAACAGGGCGGACGCTGGCAGAAACAGCTCCATGTCTACCTCTATCCCTTCTACTACCTGGATTACACCTTGGCTCAGGTCTGTGCTCACCAGTTCTTCAACTGGAGCCGCAAGGACCCCAAAGCCGCCTGGGAATCCTACCTGGAGCTGTGCAGCCAGTCCGGTCGCAAGCCCTTCACCAAACTCGTACCCGATGCCGGCTTGAAGAACCCTTTCGTAGCCGGAACCATTGCCAGCATCACGCCGATGCTGGAAGAATACCTCGACAGCCTGGACTATTCCAAGATCAAGTAA
- a CDS encoding DMT family transporter → MNSTKEHPRSQLTLAMILFGTIGLFVRQIPLPSSLIALVRGLTGSVFLLIFLKVTGRNVSWKQIRRNRWILLLSGAAIGINWILLFESYRYTTVAAATLSYYMAPVFVILLSSLVLGERLTLSKLICVGLTLCGMILVSGVMRQRSGGTADFQGILLGLGAAVFYATVILLNQKLIDISAYDRTLVQLTVAALILLPYTLAAGPMTGHRLTLSETGFLLTVGILHTGIAYVLYFGSMKLLSAQTVAIYSYLDPVVAILLSRFVLNEQLTEEMVVGAVLILGATLLFELLDRRKPDPGNAASQNI, encoded by the coding sequence ATGAATTCGACAAAGGAACATCCCAGAAGCCAGCTAACCCTGGCAATGATATTATTTGGTACCATTGGACTGTTTGTGCGACAGATCCCGCTCCCATCGAGTCTCATCGCCCTGGTGCGAGGACTGACCGGCTCAGTGTTTTTGCTGATTTTTCTGAAAGTGACCGGGCGAAATGTGTCCTGGAAGCAGATCAGGCGAAACCGCTGGATATTACTCCTTTCGGGGGCTGCCATCGGCATCAACTGGATTCTGCTGTTTGAATCATATCGCTATACGACAGTAGCGGCTGCTACGCTCAGTTACTATATGGCGCCGGTGTTTGTGATTCTACTGTCCAGCCTGGTGCTGGGCGAACGACTGACACTGAGCAAACTGATCTGTGTGGGTCTGACTTTGTGCGGAATGATTTTAGTCTCTGGCGTGATGCGGCAAAGAAGCGGAGGGACGGCCGATTTCCAGGGGATTCTACTGGGCCTGGGGGCGGCAGTGTTCTATGCAACCGTGATTCTGTTGAATCAGAAACTGATTGATATATCAGCCTATGACCGGACCCTGGTTCAACTGACCGTGGCAGCTCTGATTTTACTGCCTTATACTTTGGCTGCCGGTCCCATGACCGGTCACCGGCTCACCTTGAGTGAGACTGGATTCCTGTTGACGGTAGGGATCCTTCATACGGGGATTGCTTATGTCCTGTACTTTGGATCCATGAAGTTATTATCGGCACAGACCGTTGCGATCTATAGTTATCTGGACCCGGTGGTCGCCATCCTTTTGTCCCGCTTTGTTCTGAACGAACAGCTCACGGAAGAAATGGTTGTCGGTGCAGTACTCATCCTGGGTGCAACCCTGCTGTTTGAGCTTCTCGACCGACGAAAACCAGATCCAGGCAATGCCGCGAGTCAGAATATATAA
- a CDS encoding SH3 domain-containing protein — MKQRIRPEKPMSQFDGTAVPANRRNFMRLMAGSALILFMPLVLTSCLQLSSPKITQTLTVPQTMALPVTKPVQTTPATTPAAPSTSLVGIVVNGDQVNVRSQATTQSDTVGTVSAGQEVPVLDEFYNDSWHRIDYEGKSAFIHKDFLTVRKVTVENPATPEPSPIYVGIVTGERVNIRKQASANGELAGTAETDQEFKLLEREPDGKWFKIEFNGSPAYISADFLQVKEVPAEQPSVPPVDQTIYGIVTGDSINIRQEPSLTAPIAGSAKKNDRLVVLEQNIDDAWHKVEFNDGEAYVYAQYLTIEEPVTPPSIPEPSSPQPPTGPEPAPKNTGLIINAAKVNVRFEPSISAMVLGQLNQSDQVTIVKAYFNENWHQIEFDGKTAYIHSYYVELGN; from the coding sequence ATGAAACAAAGGATACGACCAGAGAAACCAATGAGTCAGTTCGATGGAACGGCCGTTCCTGCGAATAGACGGAACTTCATGCGTCTGATGGCGGGTTCGGCATTGATTCTTTTCATGCCCCTTGTCCTGACGAGCTGTCTGCAGCTGTCCTCGCCAAAAATTACCCAGACTCTGACGGTTCCACAAACAATGGCGCTACCCGTAACCAAGCCGGTCCAGACCACTCCGGCAACAACACCGGCCGCTCCTTCCACCAGCCTGGTAGGAATTGTAGTCAATGGGGATCAGGTGAATGTACGCAGTCAGGCAACCACTCAGAGCGACACCGTTGGTACAGTCAGCGCCGGGCAGGAGGTTCCAGTCCTGGATGAATTCTACAATGACTCCTGGCACCGGATTGATTACGAAGGTAAATCCGCCTTCATCCACAAGGATTTTCTGACCGTCCGGAAAGTTACGGTTGAGAACCCGGCCACACCGGAGCCTTCGCCGATCTATGTCGGTATCGTCACCGGAGAGCGGGTGAATATCAGGAAACAGGCCAGCGCCAATGGTGAACTGGCGGGAACCGCAGAAACCGATCAGGAATTCAAACTCCTGGAACGGGAACCGGACGGCAAATGGTTCAAGATTGAATTTAATGGGAGTCCGGCCTATATTTCCGCCGACTTCCTGCAAGTGAAAGAAGTTCCGGCCGAACAACCGTCTGTCCCCCCTGTGGATCAGACAATCTATGGTATTGTTACGGGTGATTCGATCAACATCCGTCAGGAACCATCCCTGACAGCTCCCATTGCCGGTTCTGCCAAAAAGAATGACCGCCTTGTGGTTCTGGAACAGAACATTGATGACGCCTGGCATAAAGTTGAGTTTAATGACGGAGAAGCCTACGTTTACGCGCAATATCTGACCATTGAAGAACCGGTCACTCCGCCCAGCATTCCCGAACCTTCATCGCCCCAGCCCCCCACCGGGCCGGAACCGGCTCCCAAGAATACGGGCCTGATCATCAATGCTGCCAAAGTCAATGTACGGTTTGAGCCCTCGATCAGTGCCATGGTCCTGGGTCAGCTCAACCAGAGTGACCAGGTAACAATCGTGAAAGCATACTTTAATGAGAACTGGCATCAAATTGAGTTTGATGGCAAAACGGCTTATATCCATTCCTACTACGTTGAACTGGGCAATTAA
- a CDS encoding V-type ATP synthase subunit D, giving the protein MAKLNVNPTRMELTKLKARLKTAVRGHKLLKDKQDELMRKFIEMIRKNQKLRVSVEKQLEAGFKGFLLARAMMSDQTLEEALMYPTEKISLEITKRNIMSVNVPEMKFIRDSEGGSIHPYGFNDTSADLDDAIETLHDIMPQLLKLAEVEKACMLMADEIERTRRRVNALEYMTIPDLQETIRFIRMKLDENERASITRLMKVKAMMEAKEAAGQ; this is encoded by the coding sequence ATGGCGAAGCTCAATGTCAATCCGACCAGAATGGAGCTCACCAAGCTCAAGGCCCGGCTCAAGACCGCTGTCCGCGGACATAAGCTACTCAAGGACAAGCAGGATGAGCTGATGCGGAAATTCATTGAAATGATTCGGAAAAACCAGAAGCTCAGAGTTTCTGTCGAAAAGCAGCTGGAAGCCGGATTCAAGGGTTTTCTTCTGGCCCGCGCCATGATGAGTGACCAGACCCTGGAGGAAGCGCTGATGTATCCCACGGAGAAAATTTCTCTGGAGATAACTAAGCGCAACATCATGTCCGTTAATGTACCTGAGATGAAATTCATCCGGGATTCGGAAGGGGGATCCATTCACCCTTACGGATTCAATGACACCTCGGCGGATCTGGATGATGCCATCGAAACGCTTCATGACATCATGCCGCAGCTGCTGAAGCTGGCTGAAGTCGAAAAAGCCTGCATGCTCATGGCGGATGAAATCGAACGAACCCGACGTCGGGTAAACGCCCTGGAATATATGACAATCCCTGATCTTCAGGAAACCATTCGCTTCATTCGGATGAAACTGGATGAAAACGAACGGGCCTCCATTACCCGGCTGATGAAAGTCAAAGCCATGATGGAAGCCAAGGAAGCCGCGGGACAATAA
- a CDS encoding V-type ATP synthase subunit B, translated as MLKEYMTVREVVGPLMVVDGVEGVKYDELVEIELVSGEMRRGKVLEVNGDKAMVQLFESSAGINLPTSRVRFLGKPLMLGVSEDMIGRVFDGMGTPKDKGPRIIPEKRMDINGIPINPVARDYPSEFIQTGISAIDGLNTLVRGQKLPIFSGSGLPHADLAAQIARQARVLGSGEKFAVVFAAMGITFEEAQFFIDDFTRTGSIDRAVLFMNLADDPAIERISTPRMALTCAEYLAYEKDMQVLVIMTDMTNYCEALRETSAARKEVPGRRGYPGYLYTDLSTIYERAGRIKGRKGSITQIPILSMPEDDKTHPIPDLTGYITEGQIILSRELYKRGLEPPIDVLPSLSRLKDKGIGRGKTREDHADTMNQLFAAYATGKEAKELAVILGESALSDTDKAFARFAEQFEARYVSQGYERNRTIEETLNLGWELLRLLPKTELKRIRDEYLEKYLENEDIKGAD; from the coding sequence ATGCTTAAAGAATACATGACGGTACGCGAAGTCGTCGGGCCCCTGATGGTGGTCGACGGCGTCGAAGGCGTAAAATACGACGAACTGGTTGAAATTGAGCTGGTTTCCGGTGAAATGAGACGAGGCAAGGTTCTGGAAGTCAATGGCGACAAGGCCATGGTTCAGCTCTTTGAATCCTCCGCCGGTATCAACCTGCCTACCTCCCGGGTTCGTTTCCTCGGCAAGCCGCTGATGCTGGGCGTGTCGGAAGACATGATCGGCCGCGTCTTTGACGGAATGGGAACCCCCAAGGATAAAGGTCCCCGCATCATCCCGGAAAAGCGGATGGACATCAATGGTATTCCAATCAACCCGGTGGCCCGGGACTACCCGTCCGAGTTCATTCAGACCGGCATCTCAGCCATTGACGGACTGAACACCCTGGTCCGCGGACAGAAGCTGCCGATCTTCTCCGGTTCCGGTCTGCCCCATGCCGACCTGGCCGCGCAGATTGCCCGGCAGGCCCGCGTGCTGGGCTCCGGTGAGAAGTTCGCCGTTGTCTTTGCCGCCATGGGTATTACCTTTGAAGAGGCACAGTTCTTCATTGATGACTTTACGCGCACCGGATCCATCGACCGGGCCGTCCTGTTCATGAATCTGGCCGATGACCCCGCCATTGAGCGTATTTCCACCCCGCGTATGGCTCTGACCTGCGCTGAGTATCTGGCTTATGAAAAAGACATGCAGGTTCTCGTCATCATGACGGATATGACCAACTACTGTGAGGCTCTGCGTGAAACCTCGGCAGCCCGTAAGGAAGTTCCCGGACGCCGCGGCTACCCCGGATACCTCTATACCGACCTTTCCACAATCTACGAGCGGGCTGGCCGAATCAAGGGACGTAAGGGTTCCATTACCCAGATTCCGATCCTGTCCATGCCGGAAGATGACAAGACCCATCCGATTCCTGACCTGACCGGCTATATCACGGAAGGACAGATCATCCTTTCCCGTGAACTGTACAAAAGAGGCCTGGAACCACCCATCGACGTACTGCCGTCCCTGTCCCGTCTGAAGGACAAGGGAATTGGCCGGGGTAAAACCCGGGAAGATCACGCAGATACGATGAACCAGTTGTTTGCAGCCTATGCCACCGGTAAGGAAGCCAAGGAACTGGCCGTTATTCTGGGTGAATCCGCACTGTCCGATACCGACAAGGCCTTTGCCCGCTTTGCCGAACAGTTCGAAGCCCGCTATGTTTCCCAGGGCTACGAGCGCAACCGGACCATTGAGGAAACCCTCAATCTGGGCTGGGAACTTCTCCGGCTTCTGCCGAAAACTGAACTCAAGCGTATTCGCGATGAGTATCTGGAAAAATATCTCGAGAACGAGGACATCAAAGGAGCTGACTAA
- a CDS encoding V-type ATP synthase subunit A → MKVGKIIKVSGPLVVAEGMDEANVYDVVQVSEQKLIGEIIEMRNDRASIQVYEETAGIGPGEPVYTTSEPLSVELGPGLIEAMFDGIQRPLSEFREKAGDLLVKGVELPPLNRHKQWDFVPEKQVGDQVLGGDILGSVQETTIVSHKIMVPPHLNGTIKAIHGGLHTVTDVICVLDTEDGEKEIMMLQKWPVRRGRPVKQKLNPEEPLLTGQRVIDTFFPVAKGGTAAVPGPFGSGKTVVQHQLAKWADAEIVVYVGCGERGNEMTDVLMEFPELIDPKTGESLMKRTVLIANTSNMPVAAREASIYTGITIAEYFRDMGYSVAIMADSTSRWAEALREMSGRLEEMPGDEGYPAYLGSRAAEFYERSGKAVLLGTEDRIGTLTVIGAVSPPGGDISEPVSQATLRIVKVFWGLDANLAYRRHFPAINWLNSYSLYQSKVDGWMNANIDQDFAKNRVTAMTLLQDENQLNEIVRLVGKDTLSEADQLKLEAAKSIREDYLQQNAFHEVDTYSSREKQNKMLKLVLAFFDEGKRGLANGIYLKEIEKMPIRDRISRAKYLKEEEIEKIDLIREDLVKAMDAMIEKGGLGDA, encoded by the coding sequence TTGAAAGTTGGAAAAATAATCAAAGTATCCGGTCCCCTGGTTGTTGCTGAGGGAATGGATGAGGCCAATGTGTATGACGTCGTGCAGGTTTCTGAACAGAAACTGATCGGCGAAATCATAGAAATGCGTAATGACCGCGCATCGATCCAGGTCTATGAAGAAACCGCCGGCATCGGACCGGGAGAGCCCGTTTATACGACCTCCGAACCCCTGTCGGTCGAACTCGGACCCGGCCTGATCGAAGCCATGTTTGACGGAATTCAGCGTCCATTGTCTGAGTTCCGTGAAAAAGCCGGCGACCTCCTGGTTAAAGGCGTGGAACTGCCCCCTCTGAACCGGCACAAGCAGTGGGACTTTGTTCCCGAGAAGCAAGTCGGGGATCAGGTCCTGGGCGGGGATATCCTGGGTTCGGTTCAGGAAACAACCATCGTCTCTCATAAGATTATGGTTCCTCCCCATCTGAACGGCACGATTAAAGCAATTCACGGTGGTCTGCATACGGTGACCGATGTCATCTGCGTGCTGGATACCGAAGACGGCGAAAAAGAAATCATGATGCTGCAGAAATGGCCCGTACGGCGCGGCCGTCCGGTCAAGCAGAAGCTGAATCCGGAAGAACCGCTTCTGACCGGCCAGCGTGTCATCGATACCTTCTTCCCGGTCGCCAAAGGCGGTACCGCCGCTGTCCCCGGACCGTTCGGCTCGGGCAAGACGGTCGTACAGCATCAGCTGGCTAAGTGGGCTGACGCAGAAATCGTTGTTTATGTAGGCTGCGGCGAGCGCGGTAACGAGATGACCGACGTTCTGATGGAATTCCCGGAACTGATTGACCCGAAAACCGGAGAATCCCTGATGAAGCGGACCGTGCTGATCGCCAACACCTCCAACATGCCGGTGGCCGCCCGTGAAGCGTCCATCTATACCGGAATCACCATCGCGGAGTATTTCCGCGACATGGGCTACTCTGTGGCCATCATGGCCGACTCGACATCCCGCTGGGCAGAAGCCCTTCGTGAAATGTCCGGACGGTTGGAAGAAATGCCCGGTGATGAAGGCTATCCCGCCTACCTGGGATCCCGTGCCGCTGAATTCTATGAGCGTTCCGGCAAGGCTGTCCTGCTGGGTACGGAAGATCGGATCGGTACATTGACCGTTATCGGTGCCGTATCGCCTCCCGGCGGAGATATCTCTGAGCCGGTTTCACAGGCAACCCTGCGAATCGTTAAAGTATTCTGGGGCCTGGATGCGAACCTGGCTTACCGGCGTCACTTCCCGGCAATCAACTGGCTGAACTCCTATTCACTCTACCAGAGCAAGGTGGATGGCTGGATGAATGCCAACATTGACCAGGATTTTGCCAAGAATCGTGTCACCGCCATGACCCTTCTTCAGGATGAGAATCAGCTGAATGAAATTGTCCGTCTGGTTGGTAAGGACACTCTGTCCGAAGCCGATCAGCTCAAGCTCGAAGCTGCCAAGTCCATTCGGGAAGACTATCTGCAGCAGAACGCGTTCCATGAAGTGGACACGTACTCCTCCAGAGAAAAGCAGAACAAGATGCTGAAACTGGTTCTGGCCTTCTTCGATGAAGGAAAGCGCGGACTGGCCAACGGCATCTATCTCAAGGAAATTGAGAAAATGCCGATTCGCGACCGGATTTCCCGTGCGAAGTATCTGAAGGAAGAGGAAATTGAAAAAATCGACCTGATCCGTGAAGATTTGGTCAAAGCCATGGATGCCATGATTGAGAAAGGGGGATTAGGCGATGCTTAA
- a CDS encoding V-type ATP synthase subunit F, whose amino-acid sequence MYKVAVVGDKDSILAFKALGVDVFPVLEAEEARRTIDTLARDKYGVIFITEQAAARIPDTIDRYNKILTPAVILIPSNQGTLNIGIQRISDNVEKAVGSNIL is encoded by the coding sequence ATGTATAAAGTGGCAGTAGTAGGAGATAAGGACTCCATCCTGGCCTTCAAGGCTCTGGGTGTGGACGTATTTCCGGTACTGGAAGCCGAAGAGGCCCGCCGGACCATTGATACCCTGGCCAGGGATAAATATGGCGTCATTTTCATCACGGAACAGGCAGCCGCAAGGATTCCTGATACCATTGACCGGTACAATAAGATCCTGACGCCGGCCGTCATCCTGATTCCATCCAATCAGGGTACGTTAAATATCGGAATACAGCGCATCAGCGACAATGTTGAGAAAGCCGTGGGATCTAATATTCTTTAA
- a CDS encoding V-type ATP synthase subunit C: MEYTQAVATMRVYEKRLLDSVKIERMADAASADEVMKILQETEYSRSMGANKQPEDFEAVLTTELERVYQEIYRMAKDQELIALLALKYDYQNLKMLLKSSVLEGEANLLLQDMGTIPANELRSDVESENLGEYSPHIQEAVRLAMEDFGKNRDPQRIDMLVDRKYFEHLNSLVSGKRDVDLIRDYVSYQTDMYNLLALMRAKKQDKEPAFLEDLFAQGGAIPVSDLKDSYLESVDNIARKFRNYPIGPALKKGLDAYQATGRLGEMERQMENGMMSIVKPSKRVIFGPEPLFAYVVAKERENKLLRIIMVSKLNNIPPDRIRERLRDIYV; encoded by the coding sequence ATGGAATATACCCAAGCTGTCGCGACCATGCGGGTGTACGAGAAACGCCTTCTGGATTCAGTGAAAATTGAGCGCATGGCAGATGCCGCTTCGGCGGATGAAGTCATGAAGATCCTCCAGGAGACGGAATACAGTCGATCCATGGGCGCCAACAAGCAGCCGGAGGATTTCGAAGCCGTCCTGACCACTGAACTGGAACGGGTGTATCAGGAGATCTACCGAATGGCAAAGGATCAGGAGCTCATTGCGCTGCTGGCACTGAAGTATGATTACCAGAATTTGAAGATGCTGCTCAAGTCCAGCGTGCTGGAAGGGGAAGCAAACCTCCTGCTGCAGGACATGGGAACGATCCCGGCGAACGAGCTGCGGTCCGATGTGGAATCCGAAAATCTGGGCGAATACAGCCCGCATATTCAGGAAGCAGTTCGCCTGGCCATGGAGGATTTCGGCAAGAACCGGGATCCCCAGCGCATCGACATGCTGGTGGACCGGAAATATTTTGAACATTTGAACAGCCTGGTATCCGGCAAGAGGGATGTCGACCTGATCCGGGATTATGTCTCCTATCAGACGGACATGTACAATCTGCTGGCGCTGATGCGGGCAAAGAAACAGGACAAGGAACCTGCGTTCCTGGAAGACCTGTTCGCCCAGGGCGGCGCGATTCCGGTTTCGGATCTGAAAGACAGTTATCTGGAATCGGTTGACAACATCGCCCGGAAGTTCAGAAATTATCCCATCGGACCGGCCTTGAAGAAGGGGCTGGATGCTTACCAGGCCACAGGTCGGCTCGGGGAGATGGAACGACAGATGGAAAACGGAATGATGAGCATCGTCAAGCCGTCCAAACGCGTCATTTTCGGACCGGAACCGCTGTTTGCCTATGTGGTGGCAAAAGAGCGGGAAAACAAGCTTCTGCGGATCATCATGGTTTCCAAGCTCAACAACATTCCCCCGGACAGGATCCGAGAAAGGTTGCGTGATATTTATGTATAA